The following are from one region of the Haemophilus parainfluenzae genome:
- the fabR gene encoding HTH-type transcriptional repressor FabR: MAGVRAIQKEKTRRALIDAAFNQLSAEKSFSNLSLREVAREAGIAPTSFYRHFSDMDELGLEMVDEAGLTLRQLMRQARKRIDAGGSVIRVSVETFFEFITHSTNVFRLLLRESSGTSQAFRTAAAREIKHFVDELAEYIAKKNHYSQYVSYVQAEGMVTIVFTAGSNALDMTKAEQDLLKERVILQLRMLAKGGDFAAHKEKMMRK, encoded by the coding sequence ATGGCTGGTGTTCGAGCAATTCAAAAAGAAAAAACCCGTCGAGCTTTAATTGACGCAGCATTCAATCAATTGAGTGCAGAAAAAAGCTTTTCTAATTTAAGCTTGCGTGAAGTTGCCCGTGAAGCGGGCATTGCACCAACTTCTTTCTATCGCCACTTTAGTGATATGGATGAGCTCGGATTAGAAATGGTAGATGAAGCAGGTTTAACCCTCCGTCAATTAATGCGCCAAGCGCGTAAACGTATTGATGCTGGCGGTAGTGTGATCCGCGTATCCGTGGAAACCTTTTTTGAATTTATCACTCACAGCACCAACGTGTTCCGTTTGCTCTTACGTGAAAGTTCGGGGACTTCTCAAGCTTTCCGTACCGCAGCTGCCCGCGAAATCAAACACTTTGTCGATGAATTGGCCGAATATATTGCGAAGAAAAATCACTACTCTCAATATGTCTCTTATGTTCAGGCAGAAGGCATGGTAACCATCGTATTCACGGCAGGCTCCAATGCCTTAGATATGACTAAGGCTGAACAAGATTTGCTAAAAGAGCGTGTTATCTTACAACTTCGTATGCTTGCCAAAGGTGGCGATTTCGCCGCGCATAAAGAAAAAATGATGCGAAAATAG
- a CDS encoding MgtC/SapB family protein, translating into MWLSLDFLQQNLSDIYHLSAWIKLLFAALLGGMIGFERESKRKPVGIKTCIIIAVTTCILTTVSIHSAEYYASLSNNIRTDPMRLAAQVISGIGFIGSGVILHKSDDVVSGITTAAMIWSSAGIGITIGAGFYGDAIAVALVILLTLKYSHYLKLIVPKKQTNNRATIILKVLNNNIERVINDLENHQCDIDSINIKEQSQNCTILSISANLTDRNSYLEIYQYLKNLHDIRDIEMNYT; encoded by the coding sequence ATGTGGCTTTCTTTAGACTTTTTACAACAAAATTTATCCGATATTTATCATCTATCTGCCTGGATAAAATTATTATTTGCTGCATTATTAGGAGGAATGATTGGATTTGAGCGAGAAAGTAAGCGAAAACCAGTGGGAATTAAAACTTGTATTATTATTGCAGTTACCACTTGCATTCTAACTACTGTATCCATTCATTCGGCCGAATATTACGCCTCTCTTTCTAACAATATCCGTACAGACCCAATGCGGCTTGCTGCTCAAGTGATTAGTGGTATTGGTTTCATTGGCTCAGGTGTTATATTACACAAAAGCGATGATGTTGTTTCAGGTATTACTACTGCGGCAATGATTTGGAGCTCCGCAGGCATTGGCATAACCATTGGTGCAGGATTCTATGGTGATGCCATTGCAGTAGCTTTAGTAATTTTACTCACATTAAAATACAGCCATTATTTAAAACTTATTGTACCTAAAAAGCAGACGAATAATCGAGCAACCATTATTTTAAAAGTATTAAACAATAATATAGAACGCGTAATTAATGACCTAGAAAATCACCAATGTGATATTGATAGCATTAACATTAAAGAGCAATCGCAAAATTGTACTATATTATCAATCTCAGCAAACCTTACTGATAGAAATTCTTATTTAGAAATTTATCAATATCTTAAAAATCTCCATGATATTCGTGATATTGAAATGAATTATACTTAA
- a CDS encoding DeoR/GlpR family transcriptional regulator → MKQSLRHQKIIELVKLKGYASTEELVIELEVSPQTIRRDLNILAEQDLIRRHHGGAAPSSTAENSDYIERKQFFPSQKSAIAREVAKRIPNGASLFIDIGTTPEAVASALLNHERLRIVTNNINAAHLLRQNETFDITMAGGSLRKDGGIIGEATVNFISQFRLDFGILGISAIDLDGSLLDYDYHEVQVKRAIIESSRQTLLATDHSKFSRQAIVRLGELKDVDYLFTDDVPKQIADYLENSNTKLVICK, encoded by the coding sequence ATGAAGCAATCATTACGCCATCAGAAAATTATTGAGCTTGTGAAGCTAAAAGGGTATGCCAGTACAGAAGAGCTGGTTATCGAACTGGAAGTCAGCCCACAGACCATTAGACGCGATCTGAATATCCTTGCGGAACAAGATTTAATTCGACGCCATCATGGTGGCGCAGCACCTTCTTCTACCGCAGAAAATTCTGATTATATTGAACGTAAACAATTTTTCCCTTCCCAAAAAAGCGCCATTGCTCGTGAAGTGGCAAAACGTATTCCAAACGGTGCATCCTTATTTATTGATATTGGTACCACGCCTGAAGCTGTAGCAAGTGCTTTATTAAACCATGAACGGTTACGTATTGTGACGAATAATATCAATGCCGCTCATTTATTACGCCAAAATGAAACCTTTGATATTACGATGGCGGGCGGTTCCTTACGTAAGGATGGGGGCATTATTGGTGAGGCAACGGTTAATTTTATTTCGCAATTCCGTTTAGATTTTGGGATTCTCGGGATTAGTGCGATCGACCTTGATGGTTCATTATTAGATTATGATTATCATGAAGTTCAAGTGAAGCGAGCTATTATAGAAAGCTCGCGTCAAACATTGTTAGCAACTGACCATTCGAAATTCTCTCGACAAGCGATTGTACGGTTAGGTGAGCTTAAAGATGTGGATTACCTTTTCACCGATGATGTGCCAAAACAAATTGCAGATTATTTAGAAAATAGCAATACAAAGTTAGTGATTTGCAAATGA
- a CDS encoding DUF5389 domain-containing protein has product MKKQTMPTGFSSFAWGIAAFCLPILLWPMASLLSTAFVKNPTLSDFQIDLFSIIFWVYPFVLALIARLLYKLHQHKPKLAVKLLLLSAVIFYVVLISVCYIGFNA; this is encoded by the coding sequence ATGAAAAAACAAACTATGCCGACAGGATTTAGCAGCTTCGCTTGGGGAATTGCGGCATTTTGTTTACCCATTTTACTGTGGCCTATGGCCTCTTTGCTTTCTACTGCTTTTGTGAAAAACCCTACACTGAGCGATTTTCAGATCGATCTTTTCTCGATTATTTTTTGGGTTTACCCCTTTGTTTTAGCTTTGATTGCACGTTTACTTTATAAGTTGCATCAGCACAAACCTAAACTTGCCGTAAAATTATTACTGCTAAGTGCGGTCATTTTCTACGTCGTTTTAATCTCGGTTTGCTACATTGGTTTTAACGCTTAA
- the oxyR gene encoding DNA-binding transcriptional regulator OxyR, producing the protein MNIRDLEYLVALSEFKHFRRAADSCNVSQPTLSGQIRKLEDELGIILLERTSRKVLFTQSGMLLVDQARTVLREVKLLKEMASNQGKEMTGPLHIGLIPTVGPYLLPYIVPTLKETFPDLEVFLYEAQTHQLLEQLETGRLDCAIVARVPETEAFIEVPIFDEKMLLAVSDQHPWASESKIAMNTLKGQEMLMLDDGHCLRNQALDYCFTAGAKEDSHFQATSLETLRNMVAANAGITFMPELAVLNEATRAGVKYIPCHSPEPSRTIALVYRPGSPLRNRYERVANAVSEQVKSILANKK; encoded by the coding sequence ATGAATATTCGTGATTTAGAATACTTAGTAGCCCTTTCCGAGTTTAAACATTTCCGTCGAGCGGCGGATTCTTGCAATGTTAGCCAACCCACTTTAAGTGGCCAAATCCGCAAACTCGAAGATGAGTTAGGCATTATTTTACTTGAACGTACGAGCCGTAAAGTACTCTTCACGCAATCGGGCATGTTACTTGTCGATCAAGCTCGCACTGTATTACGCGAAGTAAAATTACTCAAAGAAATGGCTAGCAATCAAGGTAAAGAAATGACGGGTCCATTACACATTGGACTCATCCCAACTGTTGGTCCTTATCTACTACCTTACATTGTACCAACATTGAAAGAAACTTTCCCTGATCTTGAAGTATTTCTTTACGAAGCTCAAACCCATCAATTATTAGAACAATTAGAAACGGGCCGCCTAGATTGTGCGATTGTCGCTCGCGTACCCGAAACTGAAGCGTTTATCGAAGTGCCTATTTTTGATGAAAAAATGTTACTCGCTGTATCCGACCAACATCCTTGGGCTTCAGAAAGTAAAATTGCCATGAATACCTTAAAAGGGCAAGAAATGCTTATGTTGGATGATGGGCATTGCTTACGTAATCAAGCACTCGATTATTGTTTTACGGCCGGTGCTAAAGAAGACTCTCACTTTCAAGCCACTAGCCTTGAAACGTTGCGTAATATGGTGGCAGCTAATGCAGGCATCACCTTTATGCCAGAACTTGCTGTATTAAATGAAGCCACACGTGCAGGTGTAAAATATATTCCTTGCCATTCGCCAGAACCGTCTCGTACTATTGCGCTTGTTTACCGCCCAGGTTCACCGTTACGTAATCGTTACGAACGCGTTGCAAATGCGGTCAGTGAACAAGTTAAATCGATTTTAGCGAATAAAAAATAA
- the pgdx gene encoding hybrid peroxiredoxin PGdx: MSNMEGKKVPQVTFRTRQGDQWVDVTTSELFDNKTVVVFSLPGAFTPTCSSSHLPRYNELAPVFKKHGVDDILVVSVNDTFVMNAWKEAEEAHNVKFIPDGNGTFTEGMGMLVGKDDLGFGKRSWRYSMLVKNGVVEKMFIEPNEPGDPFKVSDADTMLKYIAPDFQVQESIAIFTKPGCPYCAKAKQLLRDKGLSFEEIVLGQDATIVSVRAVSGRATVPQVFIGGKHIGGSDDLEKYFA; the protein is encoded by the coding sequence ATGTCTAATATGGAAGGAAAAAAAGTCCCACAAGTTACATTTCGTACTCGTCAAGGTGATCAATGGGTTGATGTGACTACATCTGAATTATTCGACAACAAAACAGTTGTTGTTTTCTCATTACCGGGTGCGTTCACGCCAACTTGTTCATCTTCTCACTTACCACGTTATAACGAGCTTGCACCAGTGTTCAAAAAACATGGCGTAGATGATATTTTAGTTGTGTCTGTAAACGATACTTTCGTAATGAATGCTTGGAAAGAAGCAGAAGAAGCACACAATGTAAAATTTATTCCAGATGGCAACGGTACTTTCACTGAAGGTATGGGTATGTTAGTCGGAAAAGATGATTTAGGTTTTGGTAAACGTTCTTGGCGTTATTCTATGCTCGTGAAAAATGGCGTAGTGGAAAAAATGTTTATTGAACCAAATGAGCCAGGCGATCCGTTTAAAGTATCTGATGCCGATACCATGTTGAAATACATTGCACCAGATTTCCAAGTGCAAGAATCAATCGCCATCTTCACAAAACCAGGCTGTCCATATTGCGCGAAAGCAAAACAACTTTTACGTGATAAAGGTTTAAGCTTTGAAGAAATCGTATTAGGTCAAGATGCAACTATCGTGAGTGTACGTGCGGTTTCTGGTCGTGCAACTGTGCCACAAGTATTTATCGGTGGTAAACACATCGGCGGTAGCGACGATTTAGAAAAATACTTTGCATAA
- a CDS encoding 5'-nucleotidase, lipoprotein e(P4) family gives MKTTLKLTAIAAMSAFILTGCATQDKSAEADAQLQQQAVLGLNWIQQSGEYQALSYQAYNAAKVAFDHAKVKKGKKKAVVVDLDETMLDNSPYAGWQVQNNKPFDGKDWTRWVEARQSGVVPGAVEFNNYVNTHGGKMFYVSNRKDSNEKAGTIDDMKRLGFNGVEDSAFYLKKDKSPKAARFEEIEKQGYEIVVYVGDNLDDFGDAIYGKQNAERRDFVAQNKAKFGKTFIVLPNPNYGGFEGGLAKDYFKGDSSSKVKARLDAIKAWDGK, from the coding sequence ATGAAAACAACATTAAAACTTACCGCTATTGCAGCGATGTCAGCATTTATTTTAACTGGTTGTGCGACTCAAGATAAGAGTGCAGAAGCGGATGCACAGCTTCAACAACAAGCGGTATTAGGTCTTAACTGGATTCAACAATCAGGCGAATACCAAGCACTTTCTTACCAAGCATACAATGCGGCAAAAGTGGCATTTGATCACGCTAAAGTGAAAAAAGGTAAGAAAAAAGCTGTTGTGGTGGACTTAGATGAAACCATGTTAGATAACAGCCCTTATGCTGGCTGGCAAGTTCAAAACAATAAACCATTTGATGGTAAAGATTGGACTCGTTGGGTAGAAGCTCGTCAATCAGGTGTAGTACCAGGCGCAGTAGAATTCAATAACTATGTAAATACCCACGGCGGTAAAATGTTCTATGTGTCTAACCGTAAAGACAGCAATGAAAAAGCAGGTACGATTGATGACATGAAACGTTTAGGTTTTAATGGTGTTGAAGATTCAGCGTTTTACTTGAAAAAAGATAAATCACCAAAAGCAGCACGTTTTGAAGAAATTGAAAAACAAGGTTATGAAATCGTTGTTTATGTGGGTGATAACCTAGATGACTTCGGTGATGCGATCTACGGTAAACAAAATGCAGAACGTCGTGATTTCGTTGCACAAAACAAAGCGAAATTTGGTAAAACATTCATCGTTTTACCTAACCCGAACTACGGTGGCTTTGAAGGTGGTTTAGCAAAAGATTACTTCAAAGGTGATTCAAGCAGCAAAGTGAAAGCACGTTTAGATGCGATTAAAGCTTGGGATGGTAAATAA
- a CDS encoding rhomboid family intramembrane serine protease produces MKRTLSAQKITFILTALCAVIYLLQNIGFEEPMMDLFHYPAYSWEDQEIWRYFTHAIVHLSVPHILFNLSWFWLFGGAIERRFGSFHFLLLVLVSAAVSGAVQNYFTGPAFFGLSGVVYAVLGYVLVVDKLHPHSFDLPEGFFTMLLVGLLFGFISPLFGINIGNAAHISGFILGLVWGFLQSKIKAKSFS; encoded by the coding sequence TTGAAACGCACATTGAGCGCACAAAAAATCACGTTTATTTTGACCGCACTTTGCGCGGTGATTTATCTCTTGCAGAATATTGGATTTGAAGAGCCAATGATGGATTTATTCCATTATCCGGCTTATTCTTGGGAAGATCAGGAAATATGGCGCTATTTCACACATGCTATTGTTCATTTGTCGGTACCCCATATTTTATTTAATCTTTCATGGTTCTGGTTATTTGGTGGCGCGATTGAACGCCGATTTGGTTCTTTCCATTTTTTATTATTGGTCTTAGTGTCTGCTGCAGTGAGTGGCGCTGTACAGAATTACTTTACCGGTCCAGCCTTTTTCGGATTATCTGGCGTCGTATATGCGGTGTTAGGTTATGTGTTGGTGGTGGACAAATTGCACCCGCATAGCTTTGACTTACCGGAAGGTTTTTTTACAATGTTACTGGTAGGTCTTCTCTTTGGCTTTATTAGTCCGTTGTTTGGTATTAATATAGGCAACGCTGCCCACATTTCAGGCTTTATCTTAGGATTGGTTTGGGGATTTCTGCAGAGTAAAATTAAGGCTAAATCGTTTAGCTAA
- a CDS encoding MFS transporter, with the protein MFKIPRLFVMMFMQYFVQGAWNMTIGAVLATYNMKESIGTTYSLLGLATIISPLFIGMIADRFFASQKVISILHILNGLVMLLLPTYILEGNVTAFLFIIFIVGLLYYPTTALSNSIAFHHISEQKLFPYIRVFGNIGFIVIGLIMGYYKIFDNVIVFKVAAISAIICGLYCLTLPNTPPTAKGSKLDLRTIFCLDALSLFKDRYFTIFMLATFVLMITKTAYSAYIPVYLKVLDMNSANMMQIAVGAEVLFMVLLVSMLKKFGFKVVIMLGIIGWVIRMFIFSHAATSDDYFTYILIGLLLQGVCWDFFFTAGDVYVNSKAHESIKAQAQGLRFIVSNGFGVFMASSVIGAINNHVVTEKSMPLAAPQWSEFWLYPAVVALIVGILFWIFFKDTEEFKK; encoded by the coding sequence ATGTTTAAAATTCCCCGTCTTTTCGTGATGATGTTTATGCAATATTTTGTGCAAGGTGCTTGGAATATGACTATCGGAGCTGTACTTGCTACCTACAATATGAAAGAAAGTATTGGAACAACTTATTCTTTACTGGGACTCGCAACAATTATTTCGCCATTATTTATTGGTATGATTGCCGATCGCTTCTTTGCTTCACAAAAAGTAATTTCAATTTTACACATCTTAAATGGCTTAGTTATGTTGCTACTACCTACTTATATTTTAGAAGGTAATGTCACAGCATTTTTATTCATTATTTTCATTGTTGGTTTGCTATACTATCCAACCACAGCACTCTCCAATAGCATTGCCTTTCACCATATTTCAGAACAAAAACTGTTCCCATATATCCGAGTATTCGGCAATATCGGTTTTATTGTAATTGGCCTCATTATGGGTTATTACAAGATTTTTGATAATGTGATTGTCTTTAAAGTAGCTGCAATTTCAGCAATTATTTGCGGACTATATTGCCTTACATTACCAAACACACCACCAACAGCTAAAGGTTCAAAATTAGATCTTCGTACTATTTTCTGCTTAGATGCTCTGTCTCTCTTTAAAGATCGCTATTTTACAATCTTTATGTTGGCAACATTTGTTCTCATGATTACCAAAACAGCTTATAGTGCCTATATTCCAGTCTATTTAAAAGTTTTGGATATGAACTCAGCCAATATGATGCAAATTGCTGTAGGTGCAGAAGTTCTATTTATGGTCTTACTAGTCAGCATGCTGAAAAAATTTGGTTTTAAAGTAGTAATCATGCTAGGTATTATCGGATGGGTTATCCGAATGTTTATTTTCTCTCATGCTGCTACTTCTGATGATTATTTCACATATATTCTTATTGGCTTATTATTACAAGGAGTTTGCTGGGACTTCTTCTTTACTGCAGGCGATGTATATGTGAATTCTAAAGCCCATGAAAGCATTAAAGCCCAAGCACAGGGGTTACGTTTTATAGTCTCTAATGGATTTGGTGTATTTATGGCATCCTCTGTTATCGGGGCAATTAATAATCATGTTGTCACCGAAAAAAGCATGCCACTTGCAGCTCCACAATGGTCTGAATTCTGGTTATACCCTGCCGTTGTCGCCTTAATTGTTGGAATTTTATTCTGGATCTTCTTTAAAGATACAGAAGAATTTAAAAAATAA
- a CDS encoding LacI family DNA-binding transcriptional regulator: MATIKDIAKEAGVSLGTVSNVLNKKHNVSLEKINLVNDAIKKLGYQKNIQASFLKSGGSNQIAVIFPSISSPEYYLLYESLEGHFSQKGYQLNLYLTDNNPSKERLFLEKISGENTTFVIVVSCLPDANEYKQYFDIELVKIIFLYREIRNAKYYLGLDYESILTNVVKEAKGNGDKRIGIVSNQKYKIKEAVELVYCFLKHPFEVVKFIEDEHLSSIVTLNILHAEEIYNAFYFCNQSPPKIYTINHQFSHDERFISYYISYDFIVRNIIHIIEGECLELFYQDKGFLFKKSDILHSSLRILAISSPSIEALKKILPHFKRQTGIQVQIDTVPFVSISEVLTNPKQAKQYDIVRLDMERLPLLASYLQPFNFIQQEELASHYSNNLIKRFCLVNDQLYAIPFDPSIQVLFYHKAIFDDMITQRLFYEQYKTDLMPPRTFEEFNRIARFFDHNLMLKSPIRYGTALIDNPEILALEFLVRYYSLANKPILAQDVSAFSREIAFRVLENLAELKDNAVLLHGSWWDKAVECFEKKETAMLMIYSNHYSHLSHNMPSSIGCAPVPGNMPLIGGGSLAIVKGCEKYEEVRLFFEWFLNDEIHERYVRLGGVSARKNVLMNQALIRQSPWISLIEKINFNGVRENVDAKGHAIDLVKIEKQIGLILFAFLNNQFNTDVAVEKIANIFRNI, encoded by the coding sequence ATGGCGACGATAAAAGATATAGCGAAAGAAGCTGGAGTGTCGTTAGGTACTGTTTCCAATGTGCTAAACAAAAAGCATAACGTCAGTTTGGAAAAAATTAATTTGGTAAACGATGCAATAAAAAAACTGGGTTATCAGAAAAATATTCAAGCTAGTTTTTTAAAGTCTGGCGGAAGTAATCAGATTGCAGTTATATTTCCTTCTATCTCATCACCTGAATATTATTTACTTTATGAATCTTTAGAAGGGCATTTTTCTCAGAAGGGTTATCAATTAAATCTTTATTTAACTGATAATAATCCAAGTAAAGAGCGTTTGTTTCTCGAGAAAATTTCAGGTGAGAATACTACATTTGTGATTGTTGTATCTTGTTTACCTGATGCAAATGAATATAAGCAATATTTTGATATTGAATTAGTTAAAATTATCTTTCTTTATAGAGAGATAAGAAATGCCAAATATTATCTTGGGCTTGATTATGAATCTATTCTAACTAATGTTGTTAAGGAAGCTAAAGGAAATGGAGATAAGCGAATTGGTATTGTTTCAAATCAAAAGTATAAAATAAAAGAAGCTGTTGAATTAGTTTATTGTTTTTTAAAACATCCATTTGAAGTTGTGAAATTTATTGAGGATGAGCATCTTTCTTCAATTGTTACGCTAAATATTTTGCATGCTGAAGAGATTTATAATGCATTTTACTTTTGTAATCAATCCCCTCCAAAAATTTATACGATTAATCATCAATTTAGTCATGATGAGAGGTTCATTTCCTATTATATTAGTTATGATTTTATTGTTAGGAACATTATTCATATTATAGAAGGTGAATGTCTTGAGTTATTTTATCAAGATAAGGGGTTTTTATTTAAAAAATCAGATATATTGCATAGTTCATTGCGTATTTTAGCAATATCGAGCCCTTCTATTGAGGCGTTAAAGAAAATACTCCCACATTTTAAACGGCAAACAGGTATTCAAGTACAGATTGATACAGTACCTTTTGTCAGTATTTCCGAAGTTTTGACGAATCCAAAACAAGCTAAACAATATGATATTGTGCGTCTTGATATGGAGCGTTTACCGCTATTGGCCAGTTATCTTCAACCATTTAATTTTATTCAGCAAGAAGAACTAGCTTCTCACTATTCTAATAATTTGATTAAACGATTTTGTTTGGTTAATGACCAGCTCTATGCAATTCCATTTGATCCGAGCATTCAGGTTCTATTTTATCATAAAGCCATTTTTGATGATATGATTACGCAGCGGCTTTTTTATGAACAATATAAGACTGATTTAATGCCTCCAAGAACATTCGAGGAGTTTAATCGTATTGCACGTTTTTTTGACCATAATCTTATGCTTAAGTCACCTATTCGTTATGGAACAGCATTAATTGATAATCCTGAGATTCTAGCACTTGAATTTTTAGTTCGTTATTACTCGTTAGCAAACAAGCCAATTCTTGCACAGGATGTATCGGCATTTAGTAGAGAAATTGCATTTCGTGTCTTAGAAAATTTAGCAGAGTTAAAAGATAATGCGGTATTGTTACACGGCAGTTGGTGGGATAAGGCAGTAGAATGTTTTGAGAAAAAAGAAACAGCAATGTTAATGATTTATTCCAATCATTATTCTCATTTATCTCACAATATGCCGAGTTCAATTGGTTGTGCACCAGTGCCTGGAAATATGCCTCTTATTGGTGGAGGAAGTTTAGCAATAGTGAAAGGATGTGAAAAATACGAAGAAGTGCGGTTGTTTTTTGAATGGTTTTTAAATGATGAAATACATGAACGTTATGTTCGTCTTGGTGGTGTTTCGGCAAGGAAAAATGTATTAATGAATCAAGCATTGATTAGACAGTCTCCTTGGATTTCTCTAATTGAGAAAATAAATTTTAATGGTGTTCGTGAAAATGTGGATGCAAAAGGTCATGCTATTGATTTGGTGAAAATTGAAAAGCAAATCGGATTAATCCTTTTTGCTTTTCTTAATAATCAATTTAATACAGATGTTGCAGTTGAAAAAATAGCGAATATTTTTCGTAATATCTAG
- a CDS encoding MBL fold metallo-hydrolase — MKLHFLGTGASEGIPNPYCKCELCEQVRKTGGRDVRTRSSAIIDDEIQIDISPEFFHQANVNHIDVTKIKDLLITHTHPDHFNVGELHNRVRNFAFNVEHPMYIYGSDKAINGCLNGIVDLTPDRFNLSILIPFVTITTSSGAKITPLIANHEKWEMCYIYFIEKNGKTLLYGHDSGYYGDLTWNWLENKKIDLIVLECTYGYRQNDKTNNHMSIETVINMKQKFKENNNLSQQTQILTSHHSHSCGFDYQSLVEIFKPHQIEVAYDGLIKNI, encoded by the coding sequence ATGAAACTACACTTTCTTGGTACCGGTGCCTCAGAAGGCATTCCAAACCCTTATTGTAAATGTGAGTTATGCGAACAAGTTAGGAAAACAGGAGGACGTGATGTAAGAACTCGTTCTTCTGCAATTATTGATGATGAAATTCAAATCGATATTTCTCCTGAATTTTTTCATCAAGCCAATGTAAATCATATTGATGTAACAAAAATTAAAGATTTACTCATCACTCATACTCATCCTGATCATTTTAATGTAGGAGAACTACATAATCGTGTAAGAAATTTTGCATTCAATGTTGAACATCCTATGTACATATACGGTAGCGATAAAGCAATTAACGGCTGTTTAAATGGCATTGTTGATCTGACTCCAGATCGTTTTAATCTTTCTATTCTTATTCCATTTGTCACCATTACTACTAGCAGCGGTGCAAAAATTACTCCACTTATCGCTAATCATGAAAAATGGGAAATGTGCTATATCTATTTTATTGAGAAAAATGGCAAAACACTGCTATACGGACATGACTCTGGCTATTATGGAGATTTAACATGGAACTGGTTAGAAAATAAAAAAATCGATTTAATCGTATTGGAGTGTACATATGGCTATCGTCAAAATGACAAAACCAATAATCATATGAGTATTGAAACCGTAATCAATATGAAACAAAAATTCAAGGAGAACAATAATTTATCACAACAAACACAAATTCTAACATCTCATCATTCTCATAGTTGCGGGTTTGATTATCAAAGTTTGGTAGAAATTTTTAAACCTCACCAAATTGAAGTCGCCTATGATGGATTAATTAAAAATATTTAA
- the trmL gene encoding tRNA (uridine(34)/cytosine(34)/5-carboxymethylaminomethyluridine(34)-2'-O)-methyltransferase TrmL → MLDIVLYEPEIPQNTGNIIRLCANTGFRLHLIEPLGFTWDDKKLRRSGLDYHEFAEIKKHKTFEAFLESEKPKRLFALTTKGGPAHSEVQFELGDYLMFGPETRGIPMSILDKMPMEQKIRIPMTANSRSMNLSNSVAVAVYEAWRQLGYEGAVNLNR, encoded by the coding sequence ATGTTAGATATTGTGTTATACGAACCTGAAATTCCACAAAATACGGGAAATATTATTCGTCTTTGTGCGAACACTGGCTTTCGACTTCATTTAATCGAGCCGCTTGGCTTTACCTGGGATGATAAAAAATTACGTCGTTCTGGCTTGGATTATCATGAATTTGCTGAAATCAAAAAACATAAAACCTTTGAAGCCTTTTTAGAAAGCGAAAAACCGAAACGTCTTTTTGCACTCACCACTAAAGGCGGCCCTGCGCATAGCGAAGTGCAATTTGAATTAGGGGATTATTTAATGTTTGGCCCAGAAACCCGTGGTATTCCCATGTCTATTTTGGATAAAATGCCAATGGAACAAAAAATCCGTATCCCAATGACCGCAAATAGCCGCAGTATGAACTTATCTAACTCGGTAGCTGTTGCAGTTTATGAAGCTTGGCGACAACTTGGTTACGAAGGCGCGGTGAATTTAAATCGATAA